From a region of the Fuerstiella sp. genome:
- the cpaB gene encoding Flp pilus assembly protein CpaB — MKSQTLILLIVAAGCGLVAMLGIQRVLNKKGEDETPKVQVLQASVDISLGQKLTEANTQFVSVDVSAVPQGAVTDLEQIRDRSVLIPVQVGDWITVKKLSEVGDTGISVKIPSGMQVATIPVDPTTSHSGMLQPGHRVDLMINYEHKNEIGERTQKVRRILQYVEVFAVDDKVYGLNDDAQIGKAKNISLLVTPEQSLFLELAKTQGRMSTVLRGNGDDEQVDSEELSVSELDQNELPELNDRSARDSGPVSEFEVDQASSDSLLDELQSEFGDIETGPTLVAVPAVEETWQIAIWEGTSVRVDVVNLHSDTPIPVNGNLTAPVVPVQGDFGVTVPPDAHSAGGQQGLKDDTASDLWSLFGD; from the coding sequence ATGAAAAGTCAGACGTTGATTTTGCTGATTGTGGCTGCCGGATGCGGTTTGGTTGCCATGTTAGGTATTCAGCGTGTGTTGAATAAAAAGGGGGAAGATGAGACGCCAAAGGTTCAGGTTCTTCAGGCGTCGGTTGATATTTCACTTGGCCAGAAACTGACTGAGGCGAACACGCAGTTTGTGTCAGTGGATGTTTCTGCTGTTCCGCAGGGTGCGGTCACAGATCTTGAACAGATCAGGGATCGAAGTGTCCTGATTCCGGTACAGGTCGGTGACTGGATCACGGTGAAGAAACTGTCCGAAGTGGGGGATACGGGCATCTCGGTCAAGATTCCTTCCGGGATGCAGGTTGCCACCATCCCGGTCGACCCGACAACAAGTCACAGCGGCATGCTGCAGCCTGGTCATCGGGTTGATCTGATGATTAATTATGAACACAAAAATGAAATCGGAGAACGAACGCAGAAAGTCAGACGAATTCTGCAGTATGTGGAAGTCTTCGCCGTGGATGACAAGGTTTATGGACTGAACGACGACGCCCAGATCGGTAAAGCCAAAAACATTTCTTTACTGGTGACACCTGAGCAGTCCTTGTTTCTGGAACTGGCGAAAACACAGGGAAGGATGTCGACAGTGCTGCGAGGCAATGGTGACGATGAGCAGGTTGACTCAGAGGAACTGTCTGTCAGTGAACTGGATCAAAACGAACTACCGGAATTGAATGATCGTTCCGCTCGTGACTCCGGCCCGGTGTCGGAATTCGAAGTGGATCAGGCGTCATCAGATTCGCTGCTGGATGAACTGCAGAGCGAATTTGGAGACATTGAAACAGGACCGACTCTCGTGGCTGTGCCTGCTGTGGAAGAAACCTGGCAAATCGCAATCTGGGAAGGAACCAGCGTGCGGGTGGATGTTGTCAATCTCCACTCGGACACACCGATTCCGGTGAATGGAAATCTAACAGCACCTGTGGTTCCTGTTCAGGGTGACTTTGGTGTAACAGTGCCGCCGGATGCACACTCGGCCGGTGGGCAGCAAGGGCTGAAAGATGATACCGCGTCTGATCTCTGGAGCCTTTTCGGAGATTGA
- a CDS encoding 3'-5' exonuclease: MSQVDYLVFDIETVGDGDLIRQVRYPDCDLSPAEAIARFQTELLEQTGRDVLPPTFTLPVSVAIGKVTSDFQLADLTVLDPPKFRPEEITRRFWQGWMHYNRPCFVTFNGRGYDLPVLELAAFRYGISLPGWFNVESRTYEQARNRYNIQRHIDLCDLFSNFGATRIHGGLNLMANLIDKPGKSGVDGSQVQQMYQDGQLDEINDYCRCDVLDTYFVFLRSRVLLGRLTPDEEQELVHVTRMMLEEQADDHPAYRHYLQHWDQREQHRLFRNTQQTEAVQIEKVSH; the protein is encoded by the coding sequence GTGAGTCAGGTTGACTATCTGGTTTTTGATATTGAAACAGTCGGTGACGGTGACCTGATCCGGCAAGTCCGATACCCGGACTGTGACCTGTCACCTGCAGAAGCCATTGCGAGATTCCAGACCGAGTTGCTTGAACAGACGGGGCGCGATGTGCTGCCTCCAACCTTCACGCTGCCGGTTTCCGTGGCCATTGGAAAAGTCACGTCTGATTTTCAGCTGGCCGATCTGACAGTACTGGACCCGCCGAAATTTCGGCCGGAAGAGATTACCCGCCGATTCTGGCAGGGATGGATGCACTACAACCGACCGTGTTTTGTGACGTTCAACGGCCGCGGTTATGATCTGCCGGTCCTGGAGCTGGCGGCCTTTCGCTACGGGATCAGTCTGCCGGGATGGTTCAATGTGGAATCACGAACCTATGAACAGGCTCGTAACCGTTACAATATTCAGCGACATATTGACCTTTGCGATCTGTTTTCAAACTTCGGTGCCACGCGTATTCACGGGGGCCTGAATCTGATGGCGAACCTGATTGATAAGCCTGGTAAATCGGGTGTCGACGGTTCGCAGGTTCAGCAGATGTACCAGGACGGGCAGCTGGACGAAATCAACGACTACTGCCGCTGTGATGTGCTGGACACTTATTTTGTGTTCTTACGCAGTCGGGTGTTACTTGGACGGCTGACACCCGACGAAGAACAGGAACTGGTCCACGTCACACGAATGATGCTCGAAGAACAGGCGGATGACCATCCGGCATACCGCCACTATCTGCAGCACTGGGACCAACGCGAACAGCACAGACTCTTCCGGAACACTCAGCAAACCGAAGCGGTGCAGATCGAAAAGGTGTCGCACTGA
- a CDS encoding 2-phosphosulfolactate phosphatase, producing the protein MPRKIDICLLPDHCPAARLQGGIAVMVDVLRASTTILTALYHGARGVIPCLSVADARTLQVSDPTRLLGGERGGVKIDDFDLSNSPAEYDRVTVQDRTIVFTTTNGTRALLSCAAAEQVVIGAFVNVERLATYLADRPEPLSIVCAGTDGEVTGEDVLFAGCLIDRVLAFSQDHSGIELTDTSEMAYAWWKTESMTRPLTERLRSTRGGRNLVKLSFESDVDIAADRNRYPILAGFDPQSRLIVPVESAEISNHI; encoded by the coding sequence GTGCCCCGAAAAATTGATATCTGTTTATTGCCGGACCACTGTCCGGCTGCCCGGTTGCAGGGTGGAATCGCTGTGATGGTGGATGTGCTGCGTGCATCAACAACCATCCTGACGGCGCTCTATCACGGTGCACGCGGGGTCATTCCCTGTTTGTCGGTCGCCGATGCCCGGACTCTTCAGGTGTCGGATCCGACACGACTGCTTGGTGGCGAACGTGGTGGTGTGAAGATTGATGATTTTGATTTAAGCAATTCGCCCGCAGAATACGATCGTGTTACGGTTCAGGACCGTACAATTGTGTTCACCACGACGAACGGAACGCGGGCATTGCTGAGTTGCGCCGCTGCGGAACAGGTTGTGATTGGAGCGTTTGTAAATGTGGAGCGGCTGGCAACTTACCTCGCCGACCGGCCTGAGCCGTTGTCGATTGTTTGTGCCGGGACCGACGGCGAAGTTACCGGGGAAGACGTGCTGTTTGCCGGCTGTCTGATTGATCGGGTCCTGGCATTCAGCCAGGATCATTCCGGAATCGAGCTGACAGATACCTCTGAAATGGCGTATGCCTGGTGGAAAACCGAATCCATGACACGTCCGCTGACAGAGCGGCTCAGGTCCACGCGCGGCGGCAGAAACCTGGTCAAGCTCTCATTCGAAAGTGACGTCGACATCGCTGCCGATCGGAATCGCTATCCGATACTGGCCGGATTCGACCCGCAGAGCCGACTGATCGTGCCTGTGGAGTCCGCTGAAATCTCGAACCATATCTGA
- a CDS encoding PQQ-binding-like beta-propeller repeat protein has translation MLTLNPIIAGLLLALPATAQPDTDSAMMEVPVEVLLQSLNEALVQKRWLDAAQSFDTAWQQLHQGEDQTPELRFAGTQTLSPGEHRPNAGARIQLRTIYRTAPAAFREEYQRQYDGSAGRVLQEAIQLGDRRSLIRLVRRYENCDSSAAAVMYLVTDAVARGDFLNAVLMLQQAEKRSAGESSERRLLTAVLWMRAGFPRESQQTIQRLAEQVGYGSQLRFQSQRIRLPESAGGISDWLATEFSVREREHSSAWLQPQASVSHRQVQQPARITKAWQQAVFHSRSDPAVNRLLQDLERHILLTADDTPVSPAIPLVTNDLVIFQGIGNLQAVNRFSGEFVWESGRYNRQLLSALQWTLKGDHSVGFRTFERIIRDAPRNHVRGQLASDGQLLFSVEETSQGQLSFLAGAPVSLQVQDFNVLRVYDLSTGRLRGQAGGLSAPADSGLRNPFAATCFLGTPLLLQNRIFILAEDPHGIHLLELGLQPDSSAADAELKFRILDRQLLSVPQYQLPEHPLRRYAGLTPCFSDGIIVCQGCDEQVLGLAANDLSIKWVCRYRSSVRPKEIGGNGPVFGNAMSDLDSARRDMRLRPHDSFVRSTGSRVLIMPRDSSQILCLDLHTGKEIWSRPRGNLRYVAALTDSLLVLAGPARLVAVRHSDGNPVWEQEFTDVRISAQPATTDRLIYLPTREGHLLVVDVLSGRRLLDRRICDSSAGNLLSVPGQLIAQNATSVTSWKPIDVRNDDELAMIEESLLSGDPDAAIGQLTGLTEKSPDNPHARKLLTEQLLESLRLDYGRNHHQIPLLKQMISASALRPAQIAKAIRGALGMTLFDAAVFAEYWNTVHMAEVHRNRLRRLIVQGLATQPDLTADELVTQVSEIIPAVLTEPQRRLRTGRLILLEANQAAATIQTALNQLDADSHRRAVDLLRPSVRSIVAERSDDQVSPDPLYFCWMAGLTECLMPLDEATVNRLPAATQQAFISQLMVSRSAGLLDLDRARETLAGYITKTDVISENVRTASDDARQGPGNDNLGRLADRLRYRTDPPPGTTPRVSIGDAHDANQPLMQVIQGAPRHRIPVYGTPGVYRGWEFVRIHGRPGILAIDDQGRRRWVFNPNEGSGTQIRSDNRGLAKEYVVACGRLIALTDDGRLYMLDAADDPPQMLWSVKLDQVLPAATNHQKSIRNWQRTTVYDRQPDAYAPVGQLTEFGLPLFRGRRLVVLNPWTGQQMWIQDNLPDDSRLAADADRLCVISESVSQIQVRNLRNGALRQSIPLPDWWTKGNSLYDVSVRHIELESGSEYPWRIAVEGTRCLMFTVQPENATLTSYEFSSGTASSPDVAWQTKLPANCVFSNVSEGLIATLTDNNRLQIRQVSDGTLTADHAVPEIANCERLYLRKSHQRLLVLTYAPTVDEETMIVNAAVPVNGPIFALDTRDGSIVWTGTAAGEYLRIPDAENSPTLPSAPLLILVSRKRRQTPGSLGTTIATRIIDVAEGHVLYADSDVGSNLSYHALRFDGDEKYTVNFNRLAVEFDFSDSED, from the coding sequence GTGCTGACTCTTAATCCAATCATTGCTGGCCTTCTGCTGGCATTGCCGGCGACTGCACAGCCGGACACAGACTCAGCGATGATGGAAGTCCCGGTGGAGGTTCTGCTGCAATCGCTGAATGAGGCCCTTGTTCAGAAACGCTGGCTGGATGCCGCACAATCCTTCGATACTGCGTGGCAGCAGCTTCACCAGGGAGAAGACCAGACCCCCGAACTTCGCTTTGCAGGTACACAAACGCTTAGCCCCGGAGAACATCGGCCGAATGCCGGTGCTCGTATACAGCTGCGTACCATCTACCGGACCGCGCCAGCCGCGTTTCGTGAAGAATACCAGCGGCAATACGATGGTTCTGCCGGTCGTGTGCTTCAGGAAGCAATTCAGCTCGGTGATCGCCGTTCACTGATCAGGCTTGTCCGGCGTTACGAAAACTGTGACTCCTCAGCAGCGGCTGTCATGTATCTCGTTACGGACGCAGTCGCGCGCGGGGATTTTCTGAACGCGGTCCTGATGCTGCAGCAGGCTGAAAAACGTTCTGCAGGTGAATCGTCCGAGCGCCGACTGCTGACGGCTGTTCTCTGGATGCGGGCAGGATTTCCCAGAGAGTCTCAACAGACCATTCAACGGCTGGCAGAGCAAGTCGGTTACGGAAGTCAGCTGCGCTTCCAATCACAACGGATTCGACTGCCGGAGTCAGCTGGTGGAATTTCCGACTGGCTGGCAACCGAATTCTCCGTTCGCGAACGAGAACATTCATCCGCCTGGCTGCAGCCCCAAGCCTCGGTGTCACACAGGCAGGTCCAACAGCCGGCCCGAATCACGAAGGCCTGGCAACAAGCCGTTTTTCATTCCCGGTCAGATCCGGCAGTGAACCGTCTTCTGCAGGATCTGGAGCGGCACATTTTGTTGACAGCCGACGACACTCCGGTCTCTCCGGCAATTCCGCTGGTGACAAACGATCTGGTCATTTTCCAGGGAATTGGCAACCTGCAGGCCGTCAACCGGTTCAGCGGCGAATTCGTGTGGGAATCCGGACGTTACAATCGGCAGCTGCTATCAGCACTTCAGTGGACACTGAAAGGTGATCATTCTGTCGGGTTCCGGACTTTCGAACGGATCATACGCGATGCCCCTCGAAACCATGTTCGAGGCCAACTGGCCAGTGACGGACAGCTTCTGTTCAGTGTCGAAGAAACTTCGCAGGGACAACTCTCATTTCTGGCAGGAGCTCCGGTCAGTCTGCAGGTTCAGGACTTTAATGTTCTGCGTGTGTACGATCTGTCGACGGGACGACTCCGGGGCCAGGCCGGAGGTTTGTCGGCTCCTGCTGATTCCGGACTGCGAAACCCCTTTGCAGCCACCTGTTTTCTGGGTACCCCGCTGCTGCTGCAGAACCGGATTTTTATCCTTGCAGAAGATCCTCACGGAATTCACCTGCTGGAACTTGGTCTGCAGCCTGACTCCTCTGCTGCGGACGCCGAACTGAAGTTCAGAATTCTGGATCGCCAGCTGCTGTCGGTGCCGCAGTATCAGTTGCCGGAGCATCCTCTGCGCCGCTACGCAGGGCTGACACCCTGCTTCAGTGACGGCATTATTGTCTGTCAGGGCTGTGATGAGCAGGTCCTGGGTCTGGCTGCGAACGATTTGTCAATTAAGTGGGTCTGTCGATATCGATCCAGTGTCCGGCCAAAAGAAATCGGCGGAAACGGTCCGGTTTTCGGTAATGCCATGAGCGACCTGGACTCTGCGAGACGCGACATGCGGCTGCGTCCACATGATTCATTTGTGCGCAGTACCGGGTCACGCGTGCTGATCATGCCGCGAGATTCCAGTCAGATTTTGTGTCTGGATCTTCATACCGGAAAAGAGATCTGGTCCAGGCCGCGGGGTAATTTGCGATATGTGGCCGCTCTGACCGATTCGCTGCTGGTGCTCGCCGGGCCGGCAAGACTGGTTGCCGTTCGACATAGCGACGGTAATCCTGTCTGGGAACAGGAATTCACCGATGTCCGAATTTCTGCTCAGCCGGCAACAACCGATCGTCTGATATATCTTCCCACCCGGGAGGGACATTTACTGGTCGTCGATGTCCTCAGCGGACGGCGTCTGCTGGACCGGCGAATTTGCGATTCTTCTGCAGGTAATCTGCTGAGTGTTCCTGGACAACTGATTGCTCAGAATGCAACAAGTGTGACCAGCTGGAAACCGATCGATGTCCGGAACGATGATGAGCTGGCAATGATCGAGGAATCTCTGCTGAGCGGTGATCCGGATGCTGCAATCGGACAGCTGACCGGACTGACGGAAAAGTCACCGGACAATCCACACGCAAGAAAACTGCTGACAGAACAGTTGCTCGAATCACTGCGTCTGGACTACGGCCGAAATCACCATCAGATTCCGCTGCTGAAACAAATGATTTCGGCGAGTGCCCTCAGACCGGCTCAGATCGCAAAAGCGATTCGCGGAGCACTGGGTATGACACTTTTTGATGCAGCTGTGTTTGCGGAATACTGGAACACTGTTCATATGGCAGAAGTCCACAGGAATCGATTGCGCCGACTCATCGTTCAGGGACTCGCCACACAACCCGACCTGACAGCCGACGAGCTTGTGACACAGGTTTCAGAAATCATTCCGGCAGTTCTGACGGAGCCACAGCGCCGGTTGCGCACAGGCCGATTGATACTGCTGGAGGCAAATCAGGCTGCGGCCACAATTCAGACCGCACTGAACCAACTGGATGCTGATTCACACCGGCGTGCTGTCGATTTGCTTCGACCGTCCGTCCGGAGCATCGTTGCAGAAAGATCTGACGATCAGGTGTCCCCGGATCCGCTGTATTTCTGCTGGATGGCCGGACTGACAGAATGCCTGATGCCGCTGGACGAAGCGACCGTGAACCGTTTACCGGCAGCAACTCAGCAGGCGTTCATTTCGCAACTGATGGTGTCGCGCAGCGCCGGTCTGCTGGATCTCGACAGGGCCCGGGAAACTCTGGCCGGCTACATCACCAAAACAGACGTGATTTCCGAAAACGTCCGGACAGCATCAGATGATGCCAGACAGGGACCTGGAAATGATAATCTTGGCCGGCTGGCTGATCGTCTCCGCTATCGTACCGATCCGCCGCCGGGCACGACACCACGAGTCAGCATCGGTGATGCGCACGACGCAAACCAGCCGCTGATGCAGGTGATTCAGGGTGCTCCGCGACACCGGATCCCTGTGTACGGGACTCCGGGTGTTTACCGGGGATGGGAGTTTGTACGAATTCACGGCCGGCCGGGGATTCTGGCGATCGATGATCAAGGACGTCGCCGCTGGGTCTTTAATCCGAACGAAGGCAGCGGAACTCAAATCCGTTCCGATAATCGCGGCCTGGCAAAAGAATATGTGGTTGCCTGCGGAAGACTGATTGCCCTCACAGATGACGGCCGGCTGTATATGCTTGACGCGGCAGACGATCCTCCACAGATGCTGTGGAGTGTCAAACTGGATCAGGTGTTGCCTGCTGCGACCAATCATCAGAAATCCATTCGCAACTGGCAGCGGACAACGGTCTACGATCGTCAGCCCGATGCGTATGCACCAGTCGGACAGTTGACAGAATTCGGGTTACCACTATTTCGTGGTCGGCGACTCGTTGTCCTGAATCCATGGACCGGACAACAGATGTGGATTCAGGACAATCTTCCGGATGACAGTCGACTGGCGGCAGACGCTGACCGTCTGTGTGTGATTTCCGAATCAGTCAGTCAGATTCAGGTACGTAATCTGCGTAACGGTGCACTGCGGCAGTCCATCCCCTTACCGGACTGGTGGACCAAAGGCAATTCCCTGTATGACGTCTCCGTCCGTCACATCGAACTTGAATCCGGCAGTGAGTATCCGTGGCGGATTGCGGTTGAGGGTACCCGCTGTCTGATGTTCACAGTGCAGCCGGAGAACGCAACACTGACTTCTTATGAATTCAGTTCCGGAACTGCGAGCAGCCCCGACGTCGCCTGGCAGACAAAACTTCCTGCAAACTGCGTATTCTCCAACGTATCCGAAGGGCTGATCGCAACCCTGACCGATAACAATCGGCTGCAGATCCGACAGGTCTCAGACGGAACTCTGACTGCCGACCATGCCGTCCCGGAAATCGCGAACTGCGAGCGGCTGTATCTCAGAAAATCTCATCAGCGTCTGCTGGTGCTTACCTACGCACCCACAGTCGACGAAGAAACCATGATCGTAAATGCAGCCGTACCGGTGAATGGACCAATCTTCGCTCTGGACACACGGGACGGTTCCATCGTCTGGACCGGAACCGCCGCAGGTGAATACCTGCGTATTCCGGATGCAGAAAACTCTCCGACACTTCCGTCAGCCCCGCTGCTGATACTGGTCAGTCGCAAACGTCGCCAAACCCCTGGAAGTCTGGGCACCACGATTGCCACAAGAATCATCGATGTGGCCGAAGGTCATGTGCTGTATGCCGACAGCGATGTGGGGTCCAATCTGTCTTATCATGCACTGAGATTTGATGGTGACGAAAAATACACGGTGAATTTTAATCGACTGGCCGTTGAGTTTGATTTTTCAGACAGTGAAGACTGA
- a CDS encoding A24 family peptidase encodes MDWNELLTSNWHVKLISATLILAAWIDGKQLKVPNWITFPMVLSGLVYTTCMGGWGGLGSGLAGMATGLACLLPLYAVGGMGAGDVKLMAGIGAWLGWQITLEAFIVSVIVGAIMAVLMVLYCGTWKKHYENFLTILSEWIVIRNPYELSRIAAERKPTMALLPYGIPICIGSIGYFLYAGLM; translated from the coding sequence ATGGACTGGAATGAACTGCTGACCAGCAACTGGCATGTCAAACTGATATCCGCCACCCTGATTTTGGCGGCCTGGATTGATGGCAAACAACTCAAAGTTCCTAACTGGATTACATTCCCGATGGTACTTTCAGGACTGGTTTACACCACCTGCATGGGTGGTTGGGGTGGTTTGGGCTCAGGACTGGCCGGCATGGCCACGGGCCTGGCGTGTCTGCTGCCACTGTATGCCGTTGGAGGTATGGGGGCCGGTGACGTCAAACTGATGGCCGGAATCGGAGCATGGCTTGGGTGGCAGATCACTCTGGAAGCATTCATTGTTTCCGTGATCGTTGGGGCCATCATGGCTGTGTTGATGGTTTTGTACTGCGGAACCTGGAAGAAACACTACGAAAATTTTCTGACGATTCTCTCTGAGTGGATCGTTATTCGAAATCCCTACGAACTTTCCCGCATTGCAGCAGAACGTAAGCCAACAATGGCTCTGCTGCCGTACGGAATTCCTATCTGCATCGGATCAATCGGCTACTTTCTGTATGCCGGCCTGATGTAA